In the Campylobacter showae genome, one interval contains:
- a CDS encoding arginyltransferase, with product MLVVPFSTLPSPCPYLKDRDSRMEYRYIDGCDFAVNDALARRGFRRFGKYFSKPNCVSCRECVNIRVDALNFKFSKSARRTIRKNENTKIILTKPLIDDAHVALYKKYHKFMQQKREWKYYELDFRRYYELYVAGHAEFGKEIAYFADGRLIGVDLVDILSDGISAVYCYYDPDFADLSIGRYSLYQQILLARQLNLRWIYLGYYVKDCPSLAYKAGYKPYERLREYVPLDETPVWEKAE from the coding sequence GTGCTAGTCGTGCCATTTTCCACCCTGCCTAGCCCCTGCCCCTACCTCAAGGACAGGGACTCGCGCATGGAGTATCGCTACATAGACGGCTGCGACTTTGCCGTAAACGACGCTCTAGCTAGGCGCGGCTTTAGGCGCTTTGGCAAATATTTCTCCAAGCCAAACTGCGTGAGTTGCCGCGAGTGCGTAAATATCAGGGTCGATGCGCTAAATTTTAAATTTAGCAAATCCGCCCGCCGCACTATACGCAAAAACGAAAACACCAAAATCATCCTCACAAAGCCGCTCATAGACGACGCGCACGTAGCGCTATACAAAAAATACCATAAATTTATGCAGCAAAAGCGCGAGTGGAAGTACTACGAGCTGGACTTTCGCCGCTACTACGAGCTCTACGTCGCCGGGCACGCGGAGTTTGGCAAGGAGATTGCATATTTTGCGGACGGCAGGCTCATCGGCGTCGATCTCGTGGACATCCTTAGCGACGGCATCTCGGCGGTTTATTGCTATTACGATCCTGATTTTGCGGACCTTAGCATCGGCAGATACTCGCTCTATCAGCAAATTTTACTGGCTAGGCAGCTAAATTTACGCTGGATATACCTAGGCTACTACGTCAAAGACTGTCCTAGCCTAGCTTATAAAGCCGGCTACAAACCCTACGAGCGCCTGCGCGAATACGTCCCGCTAGATGAAACGCCCGTATGGGAAAAAGCGGAATAA
- a CDS encoding RNA polymerase factor sigma-54, with translation MLKQTQAPKNKLSHTLRSWLPILSSSVEELKETLEPFLADNPFASVQQRNLSELPSAAPSKKDKNFFKEISKNSVTDSIESFSVAKTGLYDKLIEQIDKPLFPTEKSQKIAMKIIECINEEGYYEPETFDEFSEAEIESVRKRFAYLEPAGIGAKDYKESFLFQLEELNLDEKLFESAKKLALNFENLSQMRKIPLYNEALAVIKRLKNPPAIEYMSEAAAIIPDIVIDTSSGGIEVRINDDFYPEIVIDVEGLDEKESFVASRVKEAKDLIDALDMRKATLRKIALMLVEYQYDYFFGGDIKPMRLKDIAEDLGRNPSTISRGISNKYLECSRGLVPIKSFFSAAIDEDVSNKAIKDFVANLVRNENPAKPLSDLKILEFIKKEFNVEVVRRTITKYRLALNIGSSSERKKTYLLQSGK, from the coding sequence ATGCTAAAGCAAACTCAAGCTCCCAAAAATAAGCTCTCGCACACGTTGCGCTCGTGGCTGCCGATACTAAGCAGCAGCGTCGAGGAGCTAAAGGAGACTCTTGAGCCGTTTTTAGCGGATAATCCGTTTGCAAGCGTGCAGCAACGAAATTTAAGCGAGCTACCGAGCGCCGCGCCGTCTAAAAAAGATAAAAATTTCTTCAAAGAAATATCAAAAAACAGCGTAACTGATAGTATCGAAAGCTTTAGCGTGGCTAAAACGGGGCTTTACGACAAGCTAATCGAGCAGATAGATAAGCCCCTTTTTCCGACCGAAAAATCCCAAAAAATCGCGATGAAAATCATCGAGTGCATAAACGAGGAGGGCTACTACGAGCCTGAAACGTTTGACGAATTTAGCGAGGCGGAGATCGAGTCGGTGCGAAAGCGGTTTGCCTACCTCGAGCCCGCCGGCATCGGCGCAAAGGACTACAAAGAGAGCTTTTTGTTTCAGCTTGAGGAGCTAAATTTGGACGAGAAGCTCTTTGAAAGCGCTAAAAAGCTTGCGTTAAATTTCGAAAACCTCTCCCAAATGCGCAAAATTCCGCTCTATAACGAAGCTCTCGCCGTCATCAAGAGGCTAAAAAATCCGCCCGCGATCGAGTATATGAGCGAGGCTGCGGCGATCATCCCCGACATCGTCATAGACACGAGCTCGGGCGGTATCGAGGTGCGCATCAATGACGACTTTTATCCTGAGATCGTCATAGACGTCGAAGGGCTGGACGAAAAAGAGAGCTTCGTCGCCTCGCGCGTAAAAGAGGCAAAAGACCTCATAGACGCGCTTGATATGCGAAAAGCCACGCTTAGAAAGATCGCCCTCATGCTAGTGGAGTATCAGTATGATTACTTTTTTGGCGGCGACATCAAGCCTATGCGCCTAAAAGATATCGCCGAGGATCTGGGGCGAAACCCCTCAACCATCTCGCGCGGCATCTCAAACAAATACCTAGAGTGCTCACGCGGGCTCGTGCCTATAAAGAGCTTTTTCTCCGCCGCGATCGATGAGGACGTCTCAAACAAGGCCATAAAGGACTTCGTAGCAAATCTCGTCCGAAACGAAAATCCCGCCAAGCCGCTTAGCGATCTAAAAATTTTGGAGTTTATAAAGAAGGAATTTAACGTCGAGGTCGTCCGCCGCACGATAACCAAATACCGCCTCGCGCTAAATATCGGCAGCTCTAGCGAACGCAAAAAGACCTATCTGCTGCAATCCGGTAAGTAA
- a CDS encoding argininosuccinate synthase has product MKKDVKKVVLAYSGGLDTSIILKWLQDEYKCEVVTFTADIGQGEELEPARQKALELGIKPENIFIEDLKEEFARDFVFPMFRANAVYEGEYLLGTSIARPLIAKRQAEIAAKVGADGVSHGATGKGNDQVRFELGYYALGDNLAIIAPWREWDLNSREKLLKYAEKNGIKIEKKPGKSPYSMDANLLHISYEGLVLENPAHAPEADMWRWTVSPKDAPNESETIEIGYEKGDPVSINGKKMSPAALLAELNRLGAKHGIGRLDLVENRSVGMKSRGCYETPGGTIMLKAHRAIESITLDRGAAHLKDELMPRYAELIYNGYWWSPERIMLQALIDKSQENVNGTVKVELYKGNVIVLGRDSKTDNLFSEAFCTFEEDSVFDQKDANGFIKLNALRFIIGRKNGRKFN; this is encoded by the coding sequence ATGAAAAAAGATGTGAAAAAAGTCGTTCTCGCCTATTCGGGCGGACTTGATACGAGCATTATTTTAAAATGGTTGCAAGACGAGTATAAATGCGAAGTGGTGACCTTTACCGCCGATATCGGTCAGGGTGAGGAGCTGGAGCCTGCACGGCAAAAAGCGCTGGAGCTCGGTATAAAACCCGAAAATATATTTATAGAGGATTTAAAAGAGGAATTTGCACGAGATTTCGTATTTCCGATGTTTAGAGCAAACGCCGTTTACGAGGGCGAGTATTTGCTAGGCACCTCGATAGCTCGACCGCTGATAGCCAAACGTCAAGCCGAAATCGCCGCCAAAGTAGGCGCCGACGGCGTGAGCCACGGAGCGACCGGCAAAGGCAACGACCAAGTGCGCTTTGAGCTAGGCTACTACGCGCTGGGAGACAATCTAGCCATCATCGCTCCTTGGCGCGAGTGGGATCTAAATAGCCGCGAAAAGCTACTAAAATACGCCGAAAAAAACGGTATCAAAATAGAAAAAAAACCAGGCAAAAGCCCCTACTCTATGGACGCAAATTTACTCCATATCAGCTACGAGGGCTTAGTGCTTGAAAACCCCGCTCACGCGCCGGAAGCCGATATGTGGCGCTGGACGGTAAGCCCAAAAGACGCTCCGAACGAAAGCGAAACAATAGAAATCGGCTATGAAAAAGGCGACCCGGTTAGCATAAACGGTAAAAAAATGAGCCCTGCGGCGCTGCTAGCCGAGCTAAACCGCCTAGGCGCAAAACACGGTATCGGCAGACTCGACCTCGTAGAAAACCGCTCGGTCGGTATGAAAAGCCGCGGCTGCTACGAAACTCCTGGTGGCACAATAATGCTAAAAGCTCACCGCGCGATCGAGAGTATCACGCTAGACCGCGGCGCGGCACACCTAAAAGACGAACTAATGCCTCGCTACGCAGAGCTCATCTATAACGGCTACTGGTGGTCGCCTGAGCGTATCATGCTGCAAGCGCTCATCGACAAGAGCCAAGAAAACGTAAACGGCACGGTCAAAGTCGAGCTCTACAAAGGTAACGTCATCGTGCTAGGACGCGATAGCAAGACGGACAATCTCTTTAGCGAGGCGTTTTGTACGTTTGAAGAAGACAGCGTGTTTGATCAAAAAGACGCGAACGGATTTATCAAGCTAAACGCGCTAAGATTTATCATCGGACGCAAAAACGGGCGCAAATTTAACTAA
- a CDS encoding S4 domain-containing protein: MRVDKFLNTVNITKRRAVSEDMCKSGVVSVNGVVAKPAKEVKIGDVITIKFLTREARYEVLAIPETKSIPKSAQVLYVKEL; encoded by the coding sequence ATGAGAGTAGATAAGTTTTTAAATACCGTAAATATCACAAAAAGGCGCGCGGTCAGCGAAGACATGTGCAAAAGCGGCGTCGTGAGCGTAAACGGCGTCGTCGCCAAACCGGCCAAAGAGGTTAAGATCGGCGACGTAATAACGATTAAATTTTTAACGAGAGAGGCGCGCTACGAGGTGCTAGCGATCCCGGAGACCAAAAGTATCCCAAAATCAGCCCAAGTGCTATACGTAAAAGAGCTATGA
- a CDS encoding adenylosuccinate lyase — protein sequence MIKVSQNLESLSIETSDADLFFELQALIKRNFAKTLGQKGKVMSFYDENEKVQRKYFVKFLKKLCQRYELKNVNLNFAEYKTIKLHYIQPYSLKAMVFVDVAFVRGGAIFSFDRSNESFISHIIRGFESKQILSAEGQIALNIANLGECARLEELFNKSEYMKFSIIFNYNEEEFEKFKKRIKICAKKNEAKFAALASLFEDHFTVLGCDKNDSFKDVRNRYLELVKAYHPDFHAALSPELLDEYKTQFQRIQNAYESLKPYFKELEAGAAE from the coding sequence TTGATAAAAGTAAGTCAAAATCTAGAATCTCTAAGCATAGAAACATCAGACGCGGATCTGTTTTTCGAGCTGCAAGCACTCATAAAGCGAAACTTCGCCAAGACGCTGGGGCAAAAAGGCAAAGTGATGTCGTTTTACGACGAAAACGAGAAGGTTCAGCGCAAATATTTCGTCAAATTTCTAAAAAAACTCTGCCAAAGATACGAGCTAAAAAACGTAAATTTAAACTTCGCCGAGTATAAAACCATCAAACTCCACTACATCCAACCATACTCGCTCAAAGCCATGGTTTTCGTCGACGTCGCCTTCGTGCGCGGCGGCGCGATATTTAGCTTCGATCGCTCAAACGAATCTTTTATCTCGCACATCATCAGGGGCTTTGAGTCAAAGCAAATTTTATCCGCCGAGGGTCAAATCGCCCTAAATATCGCAAATTTGGGCGAATGCGCACGCCTAGAGGAGCTGTTTAACAAAAGCGAATATATGAAATTTTCGATCATCTTTAACTATAACGAAGAGGAATTTGAAAAATTTAAAAAACGCATCAAAATCTGCGCCAAGAAAAACGAAGCCAAATTTGCCGCGCTGGCTAGCCTTTTCGAGGATCATTTTACAGTGCTTGGATGCGATAAAAACGATAGCTTCAAGGATGTGCGAAACCGCTATCTGGAGCTTGTTAAAGCCTATCACCCCGACTTTCACGCCGCGCTTAGCCCCGAGCTTTTGGACGAATACAAAACGCAGTTTCAGCGTATCCAAAACGCTTACGAGAGCTTGAAGCCGTATTTTAAAGAGCTTGAAGCGGGAGCGGCGGAATAA
- the tsaE gene encoding tRNA (adenosine(37)-N6)-threonylcarbamoyltransferase complex ATPase subunit type 1 TsaE — MIELNLGLGELDEVVKILPQRGVVILQGNLASGKTTLVKAIVKARGIDAEVTSPTFSVMQSYGDKIYHYDIYQNGLDAILQNGLFENLLEEGLHLVEWGDERLEKALENLGEKCVKVVISPSQKGRKYEVYGA, encoded by the coding sequence ATGATAGAGCTAAATTTAGGACTAGGCGAGCTTGATGAAGTGGTAAAAATTTTACCCCAAAGAGGCGTCGTTATCTTGCAGGGAAATTTAGCCAGCGGCAAAACGACGCTAGTTAAAGCTATCGTAAAGGCTCGCGGCATCGATGCAGAGGTTACTTCGCCGACGTTTTCGGTCATGCAAAGCTACGGAGATAAAATTTATCACTACGATATCTATCAAAACGGACTTGACGCGATTTTGCAAAACGGGCTTTTTGAAAATTTGCTAGAAGAGGGGCTTCATCTAGTAGAGTGGGGCGACGAGCGACTGGAAAAGGCGCTAGAAAATTTAGGCGAAAAATGCGTCAAGGTAGTCATCTCGCCTAGCCAAAAAGGGCGAAAATACGAGGTTTACGGTGCATAA
- the rplI gene encoding 50S ribosomal protein L9 has product MKVLLIKDVKSLGKAGEIKEVKEGYGNNFLIGKGFAKAATPDVLRQYEAEQKRKAEELKYEIANIEKLKSEIEKVTLKVKKPLGANGALFGAVTKDEISEALEKNHHLVVDKKAFDFAHTIKATGIYEVDVKLGHAVRATLKLDVEGE; this is encoded by the coding sequence ATGAAAGTACTACTAATAAAAGACGTAAAATCGCTCGGAAAAGCCGGCGAAATCAAAGAGGTAAAGGAAGGCTACGGAAATAACTTCCTAATCGGAAAAGGCTTTGCTAAGGCCGCGACTCCAGATGTTTTGCGCCAGTACGAAGCCGAGCAAAAACGCAAGGCCGAGGAGCTAAAATACGAGATCGCAAATATAGAAAAGCTAAAATCCGAGATCGAAAAAGTCACGCTCAAGGTTAAAAAGCCGCTCGGAGCAAACGGAGCGCTCTTTGGCGCGGTGACAAAGGATGAAATTTCAGAAGCGCTAGAAAAAAATCATCATCTAGTCGTAGATAAAAAGGCGTTTGATTTTGCTCACACTATAAAAGCGACCGGCATCTACGAAGTTGACGTCAAGCTCGGCCACGCCGTGCGAGCCACGCTAAAACTAGACGTCGAAGGCGAATAA
- the hslV gene encoding ATP-dependent protease subunit HslV produces the protein MFHATTILAYKGKNKSVIGGDGQVSFGNTVLKGNAVKIRKIHGGKVLAGFAGSTADAFNLFDMFENNLEHAKGDLLKAVIEFSKEWRKDKYLRKLEAMMLVLDREKIFLLSGTGDVVEPEDGKIAAIGSGGNYALSAARALDKFAQIDEEELVKESLKIAGEICIYTNTNIKTYVLE, from the coding sequence GTGTTTCACGCGACTACCATTTTAGCCTATAAAGGCAAGAACAAATCGGTCATCGGCGGCGACGGACAAGTGAGCTTTGGCAACACGGTGCTAAAAGGCAACGCGGTAAAAATCCGCAAAATCCACGGCGGCAAGGTCCTAGCAGGCTTTGCCGGCAGTACCGCCGATGCGTTTAATCTCTTTGATATGTTTGAAAACAACCTCGAGCACGCCAAAGGCGACCTGCTAAAAGCGGTGATCGAATTTAGTAAAGAGTGGCGCAAGGATAAATATCTGCGCAAACTAGAAGCTATGATGCTGGTGCTTGACCGAGAGAAAATTTTCCTTTTAAGCGGAACGGGCGACGTCGTAGAGCCCGAAGACGGCAAGATAGCCGCCATTGGAAGCGGCGGCAACTATGCCCTATCCGCAGCTCGCGCGCTGGATAAATTTGCTCAGATCGACGAAGAGGAGCTCGTAAAAGAGAGCCTAAAGATCGCGGGCGAAATTTGCATTTACACGAACACGAATATAAAAACCTACGTTTTAGAATAG
- the pilO gene encoding type 4a pilus biogenesis protein PilO, whose translation MKKDNALVKIDNYFDGKKPSEVTIMLFMALVLSGVIAYYAIIQYAEDYYDVSMSTNSQITEELNKVNTYLDSVSQNNDRNNDRNFKINQKQNELKQRQNELVDAKNMNQYFDNKLRELSYLIFNEQSWADFLDSLALLANKNNVKITKIVNTFKEPNAQKIEQILDINVSVDGNYKDIIGYINAIEESKLVVDINGIDINSTNGKLKGNMGIYIWGMKYQ comes from the coding sequence ATGAAAAAAGATAATGCACTTGTAAAAATCGATAACTATTTCGACGGGAAAAAACCAAGCGAAGTTACAATAATGCTATTTATGGCACTTGTACTATCTGGCGTTATTGCATATTATGCAATTATACAGTACGCAGAGGACTATTATGATGTCTCAATGTCAACCAATAGTCAAATAACCGAGGAACTAAATAAAGTAAATACTTATCTAGATAGCGTAAGCCAAAACAATGATAGAAACAATGATAGAAATTTTAAAATAAATCAGAAACAAAACGAGCTAAAGCAAAGACAAAACGAACTTGTGGATGCTAAAAATATGAATCAATATTTTGACAATAAACTCAGAGAGTTATCATATCTAATTTTTAATGAGCAAAGCTGGGCTGATTTCTTAGATAGTTTGGCTCTTTTAGCAAATAAAAATAATGTAAAAATAACAAAAATTGTAAATACCTTTAAAGAGCCTAACGCGCAAAAAATAGAGCAAATACTTGATATCAATGTCTCAGTTGATGGCAATTATAAAGATATTATAGGCTATATCAATGCTATTGAAGAATCAAAACTTGTAGTGGACATCAATGGAATAGATATAAACTCTACCAATGGCAAATTAAAAGGAAATATGGGAATTTACATATGGGGGATGAAATATCAATGA
- the lptB gene encoding LPS export ABC transporter ATP-binding protein: MHKLEVKDLQKTIKKTNIIKGISLEVKSGEVVGLLGPNGAGKTTTFYMICGLISPSSGSVFLDGADVTKVPLHKRAHMGIGYLPQESSIFKDLSVEENLLLGAEILYKDEAVREKKVNEMLNLLNIEPIRLRKGVSLSGGERRRCEIARSLIITPKFLLLDEPFAGVDPIAVSDIQSIVRDLKKLGIGVLITDHNVRETLAICDRAYVIKDGSLLASGSANEVANNKLVRTHYLGEEFKFVE; encoded by the coding sequence GTGCATAAATTAGAAGTTAAAGATTTACAAAAAACAATCAAAAAAACAAACATCATAAAAGGTATCTCGCTAGAGGTCAAAAGCGGCGAGGTAGTAGGGCTGCTGGGTCCAAACGGCGCGGGTAAAACGACGACGTTTTATATGATCTGCGGGCTCATCTCGCCCTCTAGCGGCAGCGTATTTTTAGACGGTGCGGACGTGACGAAGGTGCCGCTACACAAGCGTGCGCATATGGGTATCGGCTATCTGCCGCAAGAATCAAGTATATTTAAAGATCTCTCCGTCGAGGAAAATTTACTGCTCGGCGCCGAGATCTTATATAAAGACGAAGCCGTCCGCGAGAAAAAAGTAAACGAGATGCTAAATTTGCTAAATATCGAGCCGATACGCCTGCGAAAGGGCGTGAGCCTAAGCGGCGGCGAGCGCAGACGCTGCGAGATCGCTAGAAGCCTCATTATCACGCCTAAATTTTTGCTACTGGATGAGCCCTTTGCCGGCGTCGATCCGATCGCCGTTAGCGATATACAAAGCATCGTTCGCGATCTAAAAAAGCTTGGCATCGGCGTGCTCATCACCGACCACAACGTCCGCGAGACGCTAGCTATCTGCGACCGCGCCTACGTGATCAAAGACGGTAGCCTGCTAGCTAGCGGCAGTGCGAACGAAGTCGCGAATAACAAACTCGTGCGCACCCACTATCTGGGTGAAGAGTTTAAATTCGTAGAATAA
- the era gene encoding GTPase Era has product MKSGFVSIIGRTNAGKSSLLNFLLDAKITIVSHKQNATRRKISGIVMNGEDQIVFTDTPGLHESNKTLNKLMINEAIKSMGDCDAIVFLAPIHDDIEDYVKFLNLNPQKPHILVLTKVDEVSNAKVLEKIAQYQKFQDKFTALLPFSVKKQTYKKPLLDEICKLLPEHEYFYDPEFLTPTNEKEIFREFILEALYDNLSDEIPYSTDVLIDKVKEKPEITEIYATIITEREIHKSMIIGKNGQTIKRIGINSRKLISNFTGQKILVKLVVVVKKDWRKDEKTIKSLNIL; this is encoded by the coding sequence ATGAAATCAGGCTTTGTTAGCATCATAGGCCGTACAAATGCGGGCAAAAGCTCGCTTTTAAATTTTTTGCTTGATGCGAAGATCACCATCGTCTCGCACAAGCAAAACGCCACGAGGCGCAAGATCAGCGGTATCGTGATGAACGGCGAAGATCAGATCGTTTTTACAGATACGCCGGGACTTCACGAGAGCAACAAGACGCTAAACAAACTCATGATAAACGAAGCGATAAAATCGATGGGAGACTGCGATGCAATCGTATTTTTGGCGCCTATTCACGACGACATAGAGGACTACGTCAAATTTCTAAATTTAAATCCGCAAAAACCACATATCTTGGTGCTCACCAAGGTTGACGAAGTCTCAAACGCCAAAGTGCTTGAAAAAATCGCGCAGTATCAAAAATTTCAAGACAAGTTTACCGCGCTTTTACCTTTTAGCGTCAAAAAGCAAACCTATAAAAAGCCGCTTTTGGATGAAATTTGCAAGCTTTTGCCCGAGCACGAGTATTTTTACGATCCGGAATTTTTAACGCCGACAAATGAAAAGGAAATTTTTCGTGAATTTATCCTTGAGGCGCTCTACGACAATCTAAGCGACGAGATCCCCTACTCTACCGACGTGCTCATAGATAAGGTCAAAGAAAAACCGGAAATAACTGAAATTTATGCCACCATAATCACCGAGCGCGAGATACATAAATCTATGATTATCGGAAAAAACGGACAAACCATCAAAAGAATCGGGATAAATTCAAGAAAGTTAATATCAAATTTTACCGGACAAAAAATCCTCGTAAAGCTCGTTGTAGTCGTTAAAAAAGACTGGCGCAAAGACGAAAAAACTATAAAAAGCTTGAATATTTTATAA
- the hslU gene encoding HslU--HslV peptidase ATPase subunit codes for MNLTPKEIVKFLDDYVIGQKDAKKIIAIALRNRYRRMKLDKTMQDDIMPKNILMIGSTGVGKTEIARRLSKMMGLPFIKVEASKYTEVGFVGRDVESMVRDLAAASVNLVKAEQREKNREKIDEYVKDKIIKKLLPPLPTGASEEKKADYEKSYEKMMSRLENGDLDDLSIEIEVVQNSFDAGANVSPDMAQMQESFVKIIGLSNKTVKKEMKVKDAKEALKNEASDKILDMESIKTEAVRRAENEGIIFIDEIDKVAVSSGNSGRQDPSKEGVQRDLLPIVEGSTVTTKFGAIKTDHILFIAAGAFHISKPSDLIPELQGRFPLRVELDSLDENALYQILTQPKNSLLKQYEALLKTENVELKFNDEAIRAIAKIAQNANEKMEDIGARRLHTVIERVIEDISFEANEHGGETVEVDKALVEKRLSDVVEDQDLARYIL; via the coding sequence ATGAATTTAACCCCAAAAGAGATAGTGAAATTTTTAGACGACTACGTCATCGGGCAAAAAGACGCCAAAAAGATCATCGCCATCGCGCTGCGAAACCGTTACCGCAGGATGAAACTAGATAAAACGATGCAAGACGATATCATGCCAAAAAACATCCTGATGATAGGCTCGACGGGCGTGGGTAAAACCGAGATCGCAAGACGTCTGTCAAAAATGATGGGCTTGCCGTTTATCAAAGTAGAAGCTAGCAAATATACCGAAGTGGGCTTCGTAGGACGCGATGTAGAAAGTATGGTGCGCGACCTGGCGGCTGCATCGGTAAATTTGGTTAAAGCCGAACAGCGCGAAAAAAATCGCGAAAAAATCGACGAATACGTAAAAGATAAGATAATAAAAAAACTCCTACCGCCTCTGCCGACGGGTGCGAGCGAAGAGAAAAAAGCCGACTACGAAAAAAGCTACGAAAAGATGATGAGCAGGCTCGAAAATGGTGATCTAGATGATCTAAGTATCGAGATAGAAGTCGTGCAAAATAGCTTTGACGCGGGAGCCAACGTGTCGCCCGATATGGCGCAAATGCAAGAGAGCTTCGTCAAAATCATCGGCCTAAGCAACAAAACCGTCAAAAAAGAGATGAAGGTAAAAGACGCTAAAGAGGCGCTCAAAAACGAAGCTAGCGATAAAATTTTAGATATGGAGAGCATCAAAACAGAAGCCGTGCGAAGAGCCGAGAACGAAGGCATAATCTTTATCGACGAGATCGACAAAGTCGCGGTAAGCTCCGGAAACTCGGGTAGGCAAGATCCGAGCAAAGAAGGCGTACAGCGCGACTTGCTACCTATCGTGGAGGGCTCGACGGTGACGACCAAATTTGGCGCCATAAAGACCGATCACATCCTTTTTATCGCCGCGGGCGCCTTTCACATCAGCAAGCCAAGCGATCTAATCCCGGAGCTTCAGGGACGTTTTCCGCTGAGAGTCGAGCTTGATAGCCTAGATGAAAATGCGCTGTATCAAATTTTAACCCAGCCTAAAAATTCGCTACTCAAACAATACGAAGCGCTTTTAAAAACCGAAAACGTTGAACTTAAATTTAACGATGAAGCTATCAGAGCTATCGCCAAAATAGCCCAAAACGCCAACGAAAAAATGGAAGATATCGGCGCCAGGCGTCTACACACCGTGATCGAGCGCGTGATCGAGGATATCAGCTTTGAGGCTAACGAGCACGGCGGCGAGACGGTAGAAGTGGACAAAGCTCTCGTAGAAAAGCGCCTCTCAGACGTCGTCGAGGACCAGGATCTAGCGAGATATATCTTATGA